Proteins encoded by one window of Lasioglossum baleicum chromosome 4, iyLasBale1, whole genome shotgun sequence:
- the LOC143208075 gene encoding uncharacterized protein LOC143208075 — protein MWNKLVVLFLLFAIVAPNPVIERKCKVGQSYYDGCNTCFCANGAAIGCTLMACWVYDNVTKTSTMYKQLAPPESFWESQLVRV, from the exons ATGTGGAATAAACTTGTCGTTTTGTTTTTGCTGTTCGCCATTGTTGCGCCTAATCCTGTTATAG AGAGGAAATGCAAGGTTGGGCAAAGTTATTACGACGGATGCAACACGTGCTTTTGTGCTAATGGCGCTGCTATAGGGTGTACCTTGATGGCTTGCTGGGTCTACGACAATGTAACCAAGACAAGCACAATGTATAAACAGTTGGCCCCACCGGAAAGCTTTTGGGAGTCCCAATTGGTTAGAGTGTAA